In Erythrolamprus reginae isolate rEryReg1 chromosome 10, rEryReg1.hap1, whole genome shotgun sequence, one DNA window encodes the following:
- the C10H15orf39 gene encoding uncharacterized protein C15orf39 homolog isoform X3 yields MAEKRRLEAVSTMSYSKVPRLEVDPTQVLPVGLCQPSRPPELPAEDHYSYKGSYFTFPLQYHETSKNLTPWSATENYSHCSASVPGHSPGTEKATCRSEMEGLKAHQRLPGSEEVNEYITRERWTSYVGHTGVIQQGWVQGYPAPQLPPNPTACTTLAAPKPVYRSHVYGMESGYGSKRALAFQMQMENYSKRLEWPPPSSVLPTGVESCGYSPAGAKKNSVAENGVVQFRQGSKEGAVHSSGFVPYHKTLGKCQRTQSGSSLDAKYPSVSQKSNAESPTGSNSRKHIWSRLPSASLPPPPPLSSLLVNRQDLAYQERSPSCYPLGSYPLTSHEQMLLYHQSYVQAEKTNSVFALAACKSFGSPPSREDGQVFPGSYFQQTSRSCYPRHLESYVYQAVVPPPLPPSEELHSSREHEHVQNVTTKVDFAPKTPVSACAVPEKPAPACSPWRIRGGLPNWCESSRNTREATANSLSLQVFPSVHQVDRLSHGYNRVEKMEENGCKKGFVPSEKMTEEGEESSETRKKLSLAYECRKRSITPHKNEAEGCITISDRPVDSHNPYSKPALPKNVPKDPNVQSTPHGRWSPEDRPKGLHERREGPLTSSPPMPVINNVFSLAPYQAYLEGSADLVELDATQRCQAGETPPKSGSKSVENGFVPWTGSQRLTKESRLDLRREEGTARNTIPDVGEADFNKKSLPTGQVGGDYSGPWESSKVKFLNPTDPVSCQPSAADHSNGRVKRLAQGDHVLDLSFKTEDLAERSDFPQLPKKAETPDIGGPKNQGEEIKEKAVDSQDSVPQANGEALALPVNGDSRGNRHFHSSAAFLFKKFKVLKAHTAEAASGIKDVSLPKGTDAQVTQPNSPLVVPSVPQPVMSSETLILQIQCLNAKLPDVSTFLPPSAPPGPPALQEMQVLDPTDPTTEKPLGHQKYSPRQYFIVLHTCVCTIISGAVSTSSPDQLKEWLEMAEPTGELQEKTVSSTKPKNGPKFSEGPKLSKGKEIWLAFKGVQVLVQKLQTQLERFMLFNKCPFPHVMRAGAIFIPIHVVKEELFPNLPGVSVDHVLQDHKVELRPTTLSEEKAFRELDLKSCTSRMLKLLALKQLPDIYLDLLTLHWHECVKQELGPSSQARLHTSKGSCEADPQQRS; encoded by the coding sequence ATGGCAGAGAAGCGGCGCCTGGAAGCCGTGAGCACCATGAGTTACAGCAAGGTCCCTCGGCTGGAGGTCGACCCAACCCAGGTCCTCCCGGTAGGTTTGTGCCAGCCGAGTAGGCCGCCTGAACTCCCCGCGGAAGACCATTACAGTTACAAAGGCTCCTATTTCACTTTCCCGCTCCAGTATCACGAAACGTCGAAAAATTTAACTCCCTGGTCGGCTACCGAGAACTATAGCCATTGTTCGGCCAGTGTGCCTGGCCACTCTCCAGGGACAGAGAAAGCTACCTGCCGGTCCGAAATGGAAGGTTTGAAAGCCCACCAAAGACTTCCAGGTTCTGAGGAGGTCAATGAATATATCACCCGTGAACGGTGGACCAGCTACGTGGGTCACACAGGGGTCATCCAGCAAGGTTGGGTCCAGGGATACCCCGCCCCACAGCTCCCCCCAAATCCTACAGCTTGCACCACCTTGGCAGCCCCCAAACCGGTTTATCGAAGCCACGTTTACGGGATGGAATCGGGCTACGGGTCCAAAAGGGCCCTGGCTTTCCAAATGCAGATGGAGAACTACTCGAAACGTTTGGAATGGCCTCCCCCGTCCTCCGTTTTGCCCACGGGCGTTGAGAGTTGTGGTTACAGCCCAGCGGGCGCCAAGAAAAACTCGGTGGCCGAGAATGGCGTGGTGCAGTTCCGACAAGGGTCCAAAGAGGGCGCTGTTCACTCGTCTGGCTTCGTGCCTTACCATAAGACATTGGGGAAATGCCAGAGGACACAGAGTGGCTCTTCCTTGGATGCCAAGTACCCCTCTGTAAGTCAGAAAAGCAACGCAGAGTCCCCAACGggtagcaattcaagaaaacacATATGGTCCAGGCTACCGTCggcatctcttcctcctcctcctcctctctccagcTTGTTGGTGAATCGCCAGGATCTGGCATACCAGGAACGATCCCCTTCGTGCTACCCCCTAGGATCGTATCCTCTGACGTCTCACGAACAGATGTTGTTGTATCATCAGAGCTACGTGCAAGCCGAAAAAACCAACTCAGTCTTCGCTTTGGCGGCCTGCAAAAGTTTTGGGTCTCCTCCAAGCCGTGAAGATGGCCAGGTGTTCCCCGGGTCCTATTTTCAGCAAACCTCTCGCAGCTGTTACCCCAGGCATCTGGAGAGCTACGTTTACCAGGCAGTGGTCCCACCGCCGTTGCCCCCTTCTGAAGAGCTTCACTCTTCAAGGGAACACGAACATGTACAGAACGTGACAACCAAGGTGGACTTTGCCCCCAAGACTCCTGTTTCTGCCTGTGCCGTGCCTGAAAAGCCTGCTCCGGCTTGTAGTCCTTGGCGCATCCGAGGTGGCCTTCCAAACTGGTGCGAGAGTAGCCGTAACACTAGAGAAGCCACCGCAAATTCTTTGAGTCTACAAGTTTTCCCTTCCGTTCATCAAGTTGACCGGCTGTCCCATGGTTACAACAGGGTTGAAAAGATGGAGGAGAACGGTTGCAAGAAGGGTTTTGTCCCGTCAGAAAAGATGacggaggaaggggaggaatCTTCCGAGACACGGAAAAAATTATCCTTAGCGTACGAATGTAGGAAAAGGAGCATAACCCCTCACAAAAACGAAGCGGAGGGCTGCATCACGATTTCCGATAGACCGGTTGATTCCCACAACCCCTACTCCAAACCAGCCCTGCCCAAAAATGTCCCGAAGGATCCGAACGTCCAGTCTACACCTCATGGACGTTGGTCCCCAGAGGATCGCCCGAAGGGACTCCATGAACGGCGTGAAGGTCCCTTGACGTCTTCTCCTCCTATGCCTGTCATCAACAACGTCTTCAGCTTAGCTCCGTACCAAGCCTACTTAGAAGGTTCCGCCGATTTGGTGGAACTGGATGCCACTCAACGTTGTCAGGCTGGGGAGACGCCTCCCAAAAGCGGAAGCAAGAGCGTGGAAAACGGATTTGTGCCTTGGACGGGCTCTCAAAGATTGACCAAAGAATCCAGACTGGATCTGCGTAGGGAAGAAGGAACCGCTCGCAATACAATCCCCGATGTTGGAGAGGCTGACTTTAACAAAAAGAGTCTCCCAACAGGACAAGTGGGCGGAGATTATTCTGGCCCTTGGGAAAGCTCAAAGGTCAAGTTTTTGAACCCAACCGATCCTGTGTCTTGCCAACCATCCGCTGCCGATCATTCCAACGGTAGAGTCAAGAGGCTTGCTCAAGGAGACCATGTCTTGGACCTCAGCTTTAAAACAGAAGACTTGGCAGAGCGATCGGACTTTCCGCAGCTGCCCAAGAAAGCGGAGACTCCAGACATTGGTGGTCCAAAGAACCAAGGCGAAGAAATCAAGGAGAAAGCAGTCGACAGCCAAGACTCTGTCCCCCAGGCCAACGGAGAGGCCTTGGCGCTTCCCGTCAACGGGGATTCTAGAGGCAACCGTCATTTTCACAGCTCCGCGGCGTTTCTGTTCAAGAAATTCAAAGTCCTAAAAGCTCACACAGCGGAAGCTGCCTCTGGGATCAAGGATGTGTCTCTCCCCAAAGGGACTGATGCGCAAGTAACTCAGCCCAACAGCCCCTTGGTTGTGCCCAGCGTCCCCCAGCCTGTGATGTCATCTGAAACTCTGATTTTGCAGATCCAATGCTTGAATGCTAAGCTGCCCGATGTTTCGACGTTCCTGCCTCCTAGTGCCCCTCCTGGCCCACCTGCCCTTCAGGAGATGCAGGTTTTGGATCCCACGGATCCCACCACTGAAAAACCTCTTGGTCACCAGAAATACTCGCCCAGGCAATATTTCATTGTGTTGCATACCTGTGTCTGCACTATAATATCTGGCGCGGTGTCTACCTCCTCCCCTGACCAGCTCAAGGAATGGCTGGAGATGGCCGAGCCCACGGGCGAGCTGCAGGAGAAGACGGTCAGTTCCACCAAGCCCAAAAATGGTCCAAAGTTTTCTGAAGGCCCCAAGCTCTCCAAGGGCAAAGAGATCTGGTTGGCCTTTAAGGGCGTACAGGTCCTTGTCCAGAAGTTGCAAACTCAACTGGAGAGATTCATGCTCTTCAATAAGTGTCCTTTCCCACACGTCATGCGAGCTGGCGCCATCTTCATCCCCATTCACGTGGTGAAGGAGGAACTGTTCCCCAACCTTCCTGGCGTATCTGTTGACCACGTTTTGCAGGACCACAAGGTGGAACTGCGTCCTACCACCTTGTCCGAAGAGAAGGCGTTTAGGGAGTTGGACCTCAAGAGCTGTACTTCTCGGATGCTGAAGCTGCTGGCTTTGAAACAACTGCCGGACATTTACCTGGACCTCTTGACCCTTCATTGGCACGAGTGTGTCAAGCAAGAACTTG
- the C10H15orf39 gene encoding uncharacterized protein C15orf39 homolog isoform X4, giving the protein MAEKRRLEAVSTMSYSKVPRLEVDPTQVLPVGLCQPSRPPELPAEDHYSYKGSYFTFPLQYHETSKNLTPWSATENYSHCSASVPGHSPGTEKATCRSEMEGLKAHQRLPGSEEVNEYITRERWTSYVGHTGVIQQGWVQGYPAPQLPPNPTACTTLAAPKPVYRSHVYGMESGYGSKRALAFQMQMENYSKRLEWPPPSSVLPTGVESCGYSPAGAKKNSVAENGVVQFRQGSKEGAVHSSGFVPYHKTLGKCQRTQSGSSLDAKYPSVSQKSNAESPTGSNSRKHIWSRLPSASLPPPPPLSSLLVNRQDLAYQERSPSCYPLGSYPLTSHEQMLLYHQSYVQAEKTNSVFALAACKSFGSPPSREDGQVFPGSYFQQTSRSCYPRHLESYVYQAVVPPPLPPSEELHSSREHEHVQNVTTKVDFAPKTPVSACAVPEKPAPACSPWRIRGGLPNWCESSRNTREATANSLSLQVFPSVHQVDRLSHGYNRVEKMEENGCKKGFVPSEKMTEEGEESSETRKKLSLAYECRKRSITPHKNEAEGCITISDRPVDSHNPYSKPALPKNVPKDPNVQSTPHGRWSPEDRPKGLHERREGPLTSSPPMPVINNVFSLAPYQAYLEGSADLVELDATQRCQAGETPPKSGSKSVENGFVPWTGSQRLTKESRLDLRREEGTARNTIPDVGEADFNKKSLPTGQVGGDYSGPWESSKVKFLNPTDPVSCQPSAADHSNGRVKRLAQGDHVLDLSFKTEDLAERSDFPQLPKKAETPDIGGPKNQGEEIKEKAVDSQDSVPQANGEALALPVNGDSRGNRHFHSSAAFLFKKFKVLKAHTAEAASGIKDVSLPKGTDAQVTQPNSPLVVPSVPQPVMSSETLILQIQCLNAKLPDVSTFLPPSAPPGPPALQEMQVLDPTDPTTEKPLGHQKYSPRQYFIVLHTCVCTIISGAVSTSSPDQLKEWLEMAEPTGELQEKTVSSTKPKNGPKFSEGPKLSKGKEIWLAFKGVQVLVQKLQTQLERFMLFNKCPFPHVMRAGAIFIPIHVVKEELFPNLPGVSVDHVLQDHKVELRPTTLSEEKAFRELDLKSCTSRMLKLLALKQLPDIYLDLLTLHWHECVKQELGPSSQARLHTSK; this is encoded by the coding sequence ATGGCAGAGAAGCGGCGCCTGGAAGCCGTGAGCACCATGAGTTACAGCAAGGTCCCTCGGCTGGAGGTCGACCCAACCCAGGTCCTCCCGGTAGGTTTGTGCCAGCCGAGTAGGCCGCCTGAACTCCCCGCGGAAGACCATTACAGTTACAAAGGCTCCTATTTCACTTTCCCGCTCCAGTATCACGAAACGTCGAAAAATTTAACTCCCTGGTCGGCTACCGAGAACTATAGCCATTGTTCGGCCAGTGTGCCTGGCCACTCTCCAGGGACAGAGAAAGCTACCTGCCGGTCCGAAATGGAAGGTTTGAAAGCCCACCAAAGACTTCCAGGTTCTGAGGAGGTCAATGAATATATCACCCGTGAACGGTGGACCAGCTACGTGGGTCACACAGGGGTCATCCAGCAAGGTTGGGTCCAGGGATACCCCGCCCCACAGCTCCCCCCAAATCCTACAGCTTGCACCACCTTGGCAGCCCCCAAACCGGTTTATCGAAGCCACGTTTACGGGATGGAATCGGGCTACGGGTCCAAAAGGGCCCTGGCTTTCCAAATGCAGATGGAGAACTACTCGAAACGTTTGGAATGGCCTCCCCCGTCCTCCGTTTTGCCCACGGGCGTTGAGAGTTGTGGTTACAGCCCAGCGGGCGCCAAGAAAAACTCGGTGGCCGAGAATGGCGTGGTGCAGTTCCGACAAGGGTCCAAAGAGGGCGCTGTTCACTCGTCTGGCTTCGTGCCTTACCATAAGACATTGGGGAAATGCCAGAGGACACAGAGTGGCTCTTCCTTGGATGCCAAGTACCCCTCTGTAAGTCAGAAAAGCAACGCAGAGTCCCCAACGggtagcaattcaagaaaacacATATGGTCCAGGCTACCGTCggcatctcttcctcctcctcctcctctctccagcTTGTTGGTGAATCGCCAGGATCTGGCATACCAGGAACGATCCCCTTCGTGCTACCCCCTAGGATCGTATCCTCTGACGTCTCACGAACAGATGTTGTTGTATCATCAGAGCTACGTGCAAGCCGAAAAAACCAACTCAGTCTTCGCTTTGGCGGCCTGCAAAAGTTTTGGGTCTCCTCCAAGCCGTGAAGATGGCCAGGTGTTCCCCGGGTCCTATTTTCAGCAAACCTCTCGCAGCTGTTACCCCAGGCATCTGGAGAGCTACGTTTACCAGGCAGTGGTCCCACCGCCGTTGCCCCCTTCTGAAGAGCTTCACTCTTCAAGGGAACACGAACATGTACAGAACGTGACAACCAAGGTGGACTTTGCCCCCAAGACTCCTGTTTCTGCCTGTGCCGTGCCTGAAAAGCCTGCTCCGGCTTGTAGTCCTTGGCGCATCCGAGGTGGCCTTCCAAACTGGTGCGAGAGTAGCCGTAACACTAGAGAAGCCACCGCAAATTCTTTGAGTCTACAAGTTTTCCCTTCCGTTCATCAAGTTGACCGGCTGTCCCATGGTTACAACAGGGTTGAAAAGATGGAGGAGAACGGTTGCAAGAAGGGTTTTGTCCCGTCAGAAAAGATGacggaggaaggggaggaatCTTCCGAGACACGGAAAAAATTATCCTTAGCGTACGAATGTAGGAAAAGGAGCATAACCCCTCACAAAAACGAAGCGGAGGGCTGCATCACGATTTCCGATAGACCGGTTGATTCCCACAACCCCTACTCCAAACCAGCCCTGCCCAAAAATGTCCCGAAGGATCCGAACGTCCAGTCTACACCTCATGGACGTTGGTCCCCAGAGGATCGCCCGAAGGGACTCCATGAACGGCGTGAAGGTCCCTTGACGTCTTCTCCTCCTATGCCTGTCATCAACAACGTCTTCAGCTTAGCTCCGTACCAAGCCTACTTAGAAGGTTCCGCCGATTTGGTGGAACTGGATGCCACTCAACGTTGTCAGGCTGGGGAGACGCCTCCCAAAAGCGGAAGCAAGAGCGTGGAAAACGGATTTGTGCCTTGGACGGGCTCTCAAAGATTGACCAAAGAATCCAGACTGGATCTGCGTAGGGAAGAAGGAACCGCTCGCAATACAATCCCCGATGTTGGAGAGGCTGACTTTAACAAAAAGAGTCTCCCAACAGGACAAGTGGGCGGAGATTATTCTGGCCCTTGGGAAAGCTCAAAGGTCAAGTTTTTGAACCCAACCGATCCTGTGTCTTGCCAACCATCCGCTGCCGATCATTCCAACGGTAGAGTCAAGAGGCTTGCTCAAGGAGACCATGTCTTGGACCTCAGCTTTAAAACAGAAGACTTGGCAGAGCGATCGGACTTTCCGCAGCTGCCCAAGAAAGCGGAGACTCCAGACATTGGTGGTCCAAAGAACCAAGGCGAAGAAATCAAGGAGAAAGCAGTCGACAGCCAAGACTCTGTCCCCCAGGCCAACGGAGAGGCCTTGGCGCTTCCCGTCAACGGGGATTCTAGAGGCAACCGTCATTTTCACAGCTCCGCGGCGTTTCTGTTCAAGAAATTCAAAGTCCTAAAAGCTCACACAGCGGAAGCTGCCTCTGGGATCAAGGATGTGTCTCTCCCCAAAGGGACTGATGCGCAAGTAACTCAGCCCAACAGCCCCTTGGTTGTGCCCAGCGTCCCCCAGCCTGTGATGTCATCTGAAACTCTGATTTTGCAGATCCAATGCTTGAATGCTAAGCTGCCCGATGTTTCGACGTTCCTGCCTCCTAGTGCCCCTCCTGGCCCACCTGCCCTTCAGGAGATGCAGGTTTTGGATCCCACGGATCCCACCACTGAAAAACCTCTTGGTCACCAGAAATACTCGCCCAGGCAATATTTCATTGTGTTGCATACCTGTGTCTGCACTATAATATCTGGCGCGGTGTCTACCTCCTCCCCTGACCAGCTCAAGGAATGGCTGGAGATGGCCGAGCCCACGGGCGAGCTGCAGGAGAAGACGGTCAGTTCCACCAAGCCCAAAAATGGTCCAAAGTTTTCTGAAGGCCCCAAGCTCTCCAAGGGCAAAGAGATCTGGTTGGCCTTTAAGGGCGTACAGGTCCTTGTCCAGAAGTTGCAAACTCAACTGGAGAGATTCATGCTCTTCAATAAGTGTCCTTTCCCACACGTCATGCGAGCTGGCGCCATCTTCATCCCCATTCACGTGGTGAAGGAGGAACTGTTCCCCAACCTTCCTGGCGTATCTGTTGACCACGTTTTGCAGGACCACAAGGTGGAACTGCGTCCTACCACCTTGTCCGAAGAGAAGGCGTTTAGGGAGTTGGACCTCAAGAGCTGTACTTCTCGGATGCTGAAGCTGCTGGCTTTGAAACAACTGCCGGACATTTACCTGGACCTCTTGACCCTTCATTGGCACGAGTGTGTCAAGCAAGAACTTG
- the C10H15orf39 gene encoding uncharacterized protein C15orf39 homolog isoform X2: protein MAEKRRLEAVSTMSYSKVPRLEVDPTQVLPVGLCQPSRPPELPAEDHYSYKGSYFTFPLQYHETSKNLTPWSATENYSHCSASVPGHSPGTEKATCRSEMEGLKAHQRLPGSEEVNEYITRERWTSYVGHTGVIQQGWVQGYPAPQLPPNPTACTTLAAPKPVYRSHVYGMESGYGSKRALAFQMQMENYSKRLEWPPPSSVLPTGVESCGYSPAGAKKNSVAENGVVQFRQGSKEGAVHSSGFVPYHKTLGKCQRTQSGSSLDAKYPSVSQKSNAESPTGSNSRKHIWSRLPSASLPPPPPLSSLLVNRQDLAYQERSPSCYPLGSYPLTSHEQMLLYHQSYVQAEKTNSVFALAACKSFGSPPSREDGQVFPGSYFQQTSRSCYPRHLESYVYQAVVPPPLPPSEELHSSREHEHVQNVTTKVDFAPKTPVSACAVPEKPAPACSPWRIRGGLPNWCESSRNTREATANSLSLQVFPSVHQVDRLSHGYNRVEKMEENGCKKGFVPSEKMTEEGEESSETRKKLSLAYECRKRSITPHKNEAEGCITISDRPVDSHNPYSKPALPKNVPKDPNVQSTPHGRWSPEDRPKGLHERREGPLTSSPPMPVINNVFSLAPYQAYLEGSADLVELDATQRCQAGETPPKSGSKSVENGFVPWTGSQRLTKESRLDLRREEGTARNTIPDVGEADFNKKSLPTGQVGGDYSGPWESSKVKFLNPTDPVSCQPSAADHSNGRVKRLAQGDHVLDLSFKTEDLAERSDFPQLPKKAETPDIGGPKNQGEEIKEKAVDSQDSVPQANGEALALPVNGDSRGNRHFHSSAAFLFKKFKVLKAHTAEAASGIKDVSLPKGTDAQVTQPNSPLVVPSVPQPVMSSETLILQIQCLNAKLPDVSTFLPPSAPPGPPALQEMQVLDPTDPTTEKPLGHQKYSPRQYFIVLHTCVCTIISGAVSTSSPDQLKEWLEMAEPTGELQEKTVSSTKPKNGPKFSEGPKLSKGKEIWLAFKGVQVLVQKLQTQLERFMLFNKCPFPHVMRAGAIFIPIHVVKEELFPNLPGVSVDHVLQDHKVELRPTTLSEEKAFRELDLKSCTSRMLKLLALKQLPDIYLDLLTLHWHECVKQELDQPVDVTMVFGNDLSDRRTSHRQDSGRIRRSWTHGRNAAGGSCEADPQQRS from the coding sequence ATGGCAGAGAAGCGGCGCCTGGAAGCCGTGAGCACCATGAGTTACAGCAAGGTCCCTCGGCTGGAGGTCGACCCAACCCAGGTCCTCCCGGTAGGTTTGTGCCAGCCGAGTAGGCCGCCTGAACTCCCCGCGGAAGACCATTACAGTTACAAAGGCTCCTATTTCACTTTCCCGCTCCAGTATCACGAAACGTCGAAAAATTTAACTCCCTGGTCGGCTACCGAGAACTATAGCCATTGTTCGGCCAGTGTGCCTGGCCACTCTCCAGGGACAGAGAAAGCTACCTGCCGGTCCGAAATGGAAGGTTTGAAAGCCCACCAAAGACTTCCAGGTTCTGAGGAGGTCAATGAATATATCACCCGTGAACGGTGGACCAGCTACGTGGGTCACACAGGGGTCATCCAGCAAGGTTGGGTCCAGGGATACCCCGCCCCACAGCTCCCCCCAAATCCTACAGCTTGCACCACCTTGGCAGCCCCCAAACCGGTTTATCGAAGCCACGTTTACGGGATGGAATCGGGCTACGGGTCCAAAAGGGCCCTGGCTTTCCAAATGCAGATGGAGAACTACTCGAAACGTTTGGAATGGCCTCCCCCGTCCTCCGTTTTGCCCACGGGCGTTGAGAGTTGTGGTTACAGCCCAGCGGGCGCCAAGAAAAACTCGGTGGCCGAGAATGGCGTGGTGCAGTTCCGACAAGGGTCCAAAGAGGGCGCTGTTCACTCGTCTGGCTTCGTGCCTTACCATAAGACATTGGGGAAATGCCAGAGGACACAGAGTGGCTCTTCCTTGGATGCCAAGTACCCCTCTGTAAGTCAGAAAAGCAACGCAGAGTCCCCAACGggtagcaattcaagaaaacacATATGGTCCAGGCTACCGTCggcatctcttcctcctcctcctcctctctccagcTTGTTGGTGAATCGCCAGGATCTGGCATACCAGGAACGATCCCCTTCGTGCTACCCCCTAGGATCGTATCCTCTGACGTCTCACGAACAGATGTTGTTGTATCATCAGAGCTACGTGCAAGCCGAAAAAACCAACTCAGTCTTCGCTTTGGCGGCCTGCAAAAGTTTTGGGTCTCCTCCAAGCCGTGAAGATGGCCAGGTGTTCCCCGGGTCCTATTTTCAGCAAACCTCTCGCAGCTGTTACCCCAGGCATCTGGAGAGCTACGTTTACCAGGCAGTGGTCCCACCGCCGTTGCCCCCTTCTGAAGAGCTTCACTCTTCAAGGGAACACGAACATGTACAGAACGTGACAACCAAGGTGGACTTTGCCCCCAAGACTCCTGTTTCTGCCTGTGCCGTGCCTGAAAAGCCTGCTCCGGCTTGTAGTCCTTGGCGCATCCGAGGTGGCCTTCCAAACTGGTGCGAGAGTAGCCGTAACACTAGAGAAGCCACCGCAAATTCTTTGAGTCTACAAGTTTTCCCTTCCGTTCATCAAGTTGACCGGCTGTCCCATGGTTACAACAGGGTTGAAAAGATGGAGGAGAACGGTTGCAAGAAGGGTTTTGTCCCGTCAGAAAAGATGacggaggaaggggaggaatCTTCCGAGACACGGAAAAAATTATCCTTAGCGTACGAATGTAGGAAAAGGAGCATAACCCCTCACAAAAACGAAGCGGAGGGCTGCATCACGATTTCCGATAGACCGGTTGATTCCCACAACCCCTACTCCAAACCAGCCCTGCCCAAAAATGTCCCGAAGGATCCGAACGTCCAGTCTACACCTCATGGACGTTGGTCCCCAGAGGATCGCCCGAAGGGACTCCATGAACGGCGTGAAGGTCCCTTGACGTCTTCTCCTCCTATGCCTGTCATCAACAACGTCTTCAGCTTAGCTCCGTACCAAGCCTACTTAGAAGGTTCCGCCGATTTGGTGGAACTGGATGCCACTCAACGTTGTCAGGCTGGGGAGACGCCTCCCAAAAGCGGAAGCAAGAGCGTGGAAAACGGATTTGTGCCTTGGACGGGCTCTCAAAGATTGACCAAAGAATCCAGACTGGATCTGCGTAGGGAAGAAGGAACCGCTCGCAATACAATCCCCGATGTTGGAGAGGCTGACTTTAACAAAAAGAGTCTCCCAACAGGACAAGTGGGCGGAGATTATTCTGGCCCTTGGGAAAGCTCAAAGGTCAAGTTTTTGAACCCAACCGATCCTGTGTCTTGCCAACCATCCGCTGCCGATCATTCCAACGGTAGAGTCAAGAGGCTTGCTCAAGGAGACCATGTCTTGGACCTCAGCTTTAAAACAGAAGACTTGGCAGAGCGATCGGACTTTCCGCAGCTGCCCAAGAAAGCGGAGACTCCAGACATTGGTGGTCCAAAGAACCAAGGCGAAGAAATCAAGGAGAAAGCAGTCGACAGCCAAGACTCTGTCCCCCAGGCCAACGGAGAGGCCTTGGCGCTTCCCGTCAACGGGGATTCTAGAGGCAACCGTCATTTTCACAGCTCCGCGGCGTTTCTGTTCAAGAAATTCAAAGTCCTAAAAGCTCACACAGCGGAAGCTGCCTCTGGGATCAAGGATGTGTCTCTCCCCAAAGGGACTGATGCGCAAGTAACTCAGCCCAACAGCCCCTTGGTTGTGCCCAGCGTCCCCCAGCCTGTGATGTCATCTGAAACTCTGATTTTGCAGATCCAATGCTTGAATGCTAAGCTGCCCGATGTTTCGACGTTCCTGCCTCCTAGTGCCCCTCCTGGCCCACCTGCCCTTCAGGAGATGCAGGTTTTGGATCCCACGGATCCCACCACTGAAAAACCTCTTGGTCACCAGAAATACTCGCCCAGGCAATATTTCATTGTGTTGCATACCTGTGTCTGCACTATAATATCTGGCGCGGTGTCTACCTCCTCCCCTGACCAGCTCAAGGAATGGCTGGAGATGGCCGAGCCCACGGGCGAGCTGCAGGAGAAGACGGTCAGTTCCACCAAGCCCAAAAATGGTCCAAAGTTTTCTGAAGGCCCCAAGCTCTCCAAGGGCAAAGAGATCTGGTTGGCCTTTAAGGGCGTACAGGTCCTTGTCCAGAAGTTGCAAACTCAACTGGAGAGATTCATGCTCTTCAATAAGTGTCCTTTCCCACACGTCATGCGAGCTGGCGCCATCTTCATCCCCATTCACGTGGTGAAGGAGGAACTGTTCCCCAACCTTCCTGGCGTATCTGTTGACCACGTTTTGCAGGACCACAAGGTGGAACTGCGTCCTACCACCTTGTCCGAAGAGAAGGCGTTTAGGGAGTTGGACCTCAAGAGCTGTACTTCTCGGATGCTGAAGCTGCTGGCTTTGAAACAACTGCCGGACATTTACCTGGACCTCTTGACCCTTCATTGGCACGAGTGTGTCAAGCAAGAACTTG